One window from the genome of Pseudalkalibacillus hwajinpoensis encodes:
- a CDS encoding solute:sodium symporter family transporter gives MSGITFTLVSCVFFMALVAWVSYLKTRNSVNDSDGYFLAGRGLTGGFIAGSLLLTNLSAEQLIGLNGQAYRTNLSNMAWEVTAAFAIVIMALILLPRYLGGAFSTLPEFLSKRYDESVRRYTVILFMLGYMFVTIPSVLYSGALAILRLFDVPELLGISFQSSVWLVIWVIGIIGAIYAIFGGLKAVAVSDTLNGIGLLFIGLIVPVLGFIALGNGDMLDGIKTITTENPEKLNAIGSSTDSVPFSTIFTGMIFMNMFYWGTNQYVIQRTLGAKNLAEGQKGVLLSGFYKLTVPFIMMIPGVIAFHLYGSSMDPVDLAYPTVVSNLLPTFMSGLFLAVLLGAVFSSFNSLLNSAATMFALDVYKAGINKNATDRQLINVSKYFGSVLALVSFFIAPMLMNAPDGLWDLIRRFTGFFNIPIIAIVLVGIVSKRIPALGAKIAIIFHVITYYMLVWGLNQLFNIEITMNFIHISAILFLIEVTIMMVVGRIRPLPEAYEFRANPKVDMVPWKFTIPVSVVLISLVVMVYILFSPIGFAYAGGMVSGWFWPAILGTAVVGGICYLLALKSWNKKYSGFVTRKHEEAVNAEKKFRSA, from the coding sequence ATGTCTGGTATTACATTCACATTAGTATCGTGCGTCTTTTTCATGGCACTTGTTGCTTGGGTTTCATACTTAAAAACAAGAAATTCAGTTAATGATTCGGATGGTTACTTTCTCGCAGGTCGTGGGTTAACGGGGGGATTTATTGCAGGATCTCTTTTGCTCACAAACTTATCAGCAGAACAGTTAATTGGTTTGAATGGACAGGCCTATAGAACAAATCTTTCCAACATGGCCTGGGAAGTAACGGCGGCTTTTGCAATTGTCATTATGGCATTAATTTTGCTGCCGCGCTATCTTGGCGGAGCCTTCTCAACATTACCTGAGTTTTTAAGTAAACGATATGATGAAAGCGTTCGCAGGTATACAGTTATTCTGTTTATGCTTGGTTATATGTTTGTAACCATTCCATCAGTACTGTATTCAGGAGCGCTTGCTATTCTTCGACTTTTTGATGTACCAGAGCTACTCGGTATCTCCTTTCAATCCTCTGTCTGGCTCGTGATTTGGGTTATTGGTATTATCGGTGCCATCTATGCGATCTTCGGAGGATTAAAAGCGGTGGCAGTCTCAGATACTCTGAACGGAATCGGTCTTCTCTTTATTGGATTAATTGTTCCAGTACTAGGTTTTATAGCACTTGGAAATGGCGACATGTTAGATGGGATAAAAACTATTACGACGGAAAACCCTGAGAAGTTAAATGCAATTGGCTCAAGTACGGATTCTGTTCCGTTTTCAACGATTTTTACCGGTATGATTTTTATGAATATGTTCTACTGGGGAACGAACCAGTACGTGATTCAACGAACGCTTGGGGCGAAGAACCTTGCTGAAGGACAAAAAGGGGTTCTTTTATCAGGATTCTATAAATTAACTGTTCCGTTTATAATGATGATTCCAGGTGTTATTGCCTTTCACCTTTATGGCAGTTCAATGGATCCTGTTGATCTAGCTTATCCAACGGTTGTATCAAATTTGCTACCTACATTTATGTCTGGACTCTTTCTAGCTGTGCTTCTTGGTGCTGTGTTCTCAAGTTTTAACTCTCTATTAAATAGTGCGGCTACGATGTTTGCGCTTGATGTATACAAAGCAGGTATTAATAAAAACGCAACAGATCGACAACTAATTAATGTCAGTAAGTATTTTGGAAGCGTTCTCGCACTTGTCTCTTTTTTCATTGCGCCAATGCTGATGAACGCACCTGATGGATTATGGGATTTGATTCGCCGCTTTACAGGCTTCTTTAACATCCCGATTATTGCCATTGTTCTTGTTGGGATTGTTTCGAAACGCATCCCTGCACTTGGAGCAAAAATCGCGATTATTTTCCACGTGATTACGTACTACATGCTTGTGTGGGGATTAAACCAGCTGTTTAACATAGAAATAACGATGAACTTTATTCATATTTCAGCCATCCTTTTCCTTATTGAGGTTACGATCATGATGGTCGTTGGGCGCATTCGTCCTCTTCCTGAAGCGTATGAGTTCCGAGCGAATCCAAAGGTGGACATGGTGCCGTGGAAGTTTACGATTCCAGTATCTGTTGTTCTCATTAGCCTTGTCGTGATGGTCTACATCCTCTTCTCACCAATTGGATTTGCCTACGCAGGTGGAATGGTTTCTGGATGGTTCTGGCCAGCGATCTTAGGAACGGCTGTCGTTGGAGGAATTTGTTACCTTCTTGCCCTTAAATCATGGAATAAAAAATACTCTGGATTTGTTACAAGGAAGCATGAAGAAGCAGTTAACGCTGAAAAGAAATTTAGAAGCGCATAA
- a CDS encoding alpha-glucosidase, translating into MLNTKTIKPSFEVKQNGEEFDIHLDGRLLFRHSPAQPFIFVGSGEETIDMYRGNFKIKDYVVERVALRYATVRYEGETCRIGFRHFSHDHELLTMVLKQDKEGLRVSFELVDPLFNRFWLRVAADADEKIYGCGEQLSYFNLRGKNFPLWTSEPGVGRNKSTYTTWQADVKDQAGGDYYNTNYPQPTYVSTNKYYCHVETTAFADFDFQRDDFHELHIWEAPASILFETGQTYKDLVEKLTSRLGRQPELPEWTYNGIWLGMQGGTERVQNKLDRAIGKGMKIGAVWCQDWQGKRVTSFGKRLMWNWKWNPEEYPELDQKVKEWKQKGIRFMGYINPYVAVEGDLYREAYDNGYLATALDGGDYIVDFGEFYCGVVDFTNEAACEWYEDVIQKNMIDFGMDGWMADFGEYLPTDLRLHNGESATKMHNAWPVMWAKVNHNAVKKAGRWGDVVYFMRAGYSGSQGYCPLLWAGDQSVDWSLDDGLASVIPAALSAGMSGNGVHHSDIGGYTSLHGNKRNKELLLRWVDMAAFTPVMRTHEGNRPDDCFQFDQDEETLEHFVKMTNVYTALKPYLKELSKENAEKGIPVQRPLFMEYENDLASYDIQYQYMLGSDMVVAPVYEEGKENWSVYLPEDEWIHLWSGKEMGGGQVEVKAPIGETPVFYRKGSSYAEVFQKAALELK; encoded by the coding sequence ATGTTAAATACAAAAACGATCAAACCGAGTTTTGAAGTGAAGCAAAATGGAGAAGAATTTGACATTCATCTGGACGGTCGCTTACTGTTTCGTCATTCACCAGCCCAACCATTTATTTTCGTTGGTAGCGGTGAAGAAACGATTGATATGTACAGAGGTAATTTTAAAATAAAAGATTATGTTGTGGAACGAGTAGCTCTTCGCTATGCAACGGTACGGTATGAAGGAGAGACTTGTCGCATCGGATTTCGCCACTTCTCTCACGATCACGAGCTGTTAACAATGGTATTAAAGCAAGACAAAGAAGGTCTGCGCGTATCGTTTGAGCTCGTAGATCCTCTGTTTAATCGTTTCTGGTTACGGGTTGCCGCTGATGCCGATGAGAAAATTTATGGGTGTGGGGAACAGCTTTCCTATTTCAATTTAAGAGGAAAGAACTTCCCACTCTGGACGTCTGAACCCGGTGTAGGACGGAATAAATCGACTTATACCACCTGGCAAGCCGACGTGAAAGATCAAGCTGGTGGCGACTATTACAATACGAATTATCCGCAACCAACCTATGTATCTACGAATAAATATTATTGCCATGTAGAGACAACAGCTTTTGCAGACTTTGATTTTCAAAGAGACGATTTTCATGAGCTGCATATCTGGGAAGCGCCAGCCTCGATTCTTTTTGAAACGGGACAAACATATAAGGATCTCGTTGAAAAACTAACTTCTCGTCTCGGTAGACAGCCCGAGCTGCCCGAGTGGACGTATAATGGCATCTGGCTCGGAATGCAAGGAGGAACAGAACGAGTACAAAATAAGCTTGATCGCGCTATTGGTAAAGGGATGAAAATCGGTGCTGTTTGGTGTCAGGACTGGCAGGGAAAGCGTGTGACGTCATTCGGTAAGCGGTTGATGTGGAATTGGAAATGGAATCCGGAAGAGTACCCGGAGCTTGACCAAAAAGTGAAAGAATGGAAGCAAAAAGGGATTCGTTTTATGGGGTATATTAACCCCTATGTCGCTGTGGAAGGTGATCTTTACCGTGAAGCTTATGACAACGGCTATCTTGCTACAGCGTTAGATGGCGGTGATTATATCGTTGACTTTGGTGAGTTTTATTGCGGGGTGGTTGACTTTACAAACGAAGCAGCATGTGAATGGTACGAAGATGTCATTCAAAAGAACATGATTGATTTTGGTATGGACGGGTGGATGGCCGATTTTGGTGAGTACTTGCCGACTGATCTGAGACTTCACAATGGTGAATCTGCTACAAAAATGCACAATGCGTGGCCAGTGATGTGGGCAAAAGTGAATCATAATGCTGTAAAGAAAGCTGGACGATGGGGCGATGTTGTTTACTTTATGCGCGCAGGATACTCAGGAAGTCAGGGGTATTGTCCACTTCTATGGGCTGGTGATCAAAGTGTCGATTGGAGCCTTGACGATGGTCTTGCATCTGTTATTCCAGCCGCCTTATCTGCTGGAATGAGCGGGAATGGCGTTCACCATAGTGATATCGGCGGATATACAAGTCTTCATGGGAACAAGCGGAACAAAGAACTGTTGCTTCGCTGGGTTGATATGGCGGCATTCACTCCCGTCATGCGAACGCACGAAGGCAACCGTCCTGATGATTGCTTCCAGTTTGATCAAGACGAAGAGACGCTTGAGCATTTTGTGAAAATGACGAACGTTTATACAGCACTTAAGCCTTATCTTAAAGAGCTAAGCAAAGAAAATGCTGAAAAAGGAATTCCGGTGCAACGTCCATTGTTTATGGAATATGAGAATGATCTAGCCTCTTATGACATTCAATATCAATATATGCTTGGATCAGATATGGTTGTCGCCCCGGTTTATGAAGAAGGAAAAGAAAACTGGTCCGTGTACTTACCTGAAGATGAATGGATTCATTTATGGAGTGGCAAAGAGATGGGTGGAGGACAAGTTGAAGTAAAGGCTCCAATCGGAGAAACTCCTGTTTTCTATCGGAAGGGTTCTTCTTATGCAGAGGTATTCCAAAAAGCAGCCCTTGAGTTAAAATAA
- the sftI gene encoding sulfoquinovose isomerase, whose amino-acid sequence MPKTSILYVPIGRKTFDLEAGELQRKKSSEFLHSVTANVIEPEEIITSPEDLEAFLENVNSEDIVASIYQSVTFADGEFIEALIKRVEAPVIVWSVREPSVGGRLRLNSLTGGNSTSHVLRCANHPFSFVFGNGDEAQVQKRIKIQLKVQKVIEDLKGLTIGVIGEHPPGFFFSGTDEEALQKQLGVTVKNFDLNKAFEECVKLPQERWEGAIERAEQQVIGLNRNEETVQRFAQFTTYVQEQIDAEDVSALAVRCWPDFFNELGAAACSTLSQFTEDGVVSSCESDIHGSVSMFILQQLTGSAPYLGDMVHVNEASNSVVFWHCGAGAYSLAHPDQGARPGVHPNRKLGFTMEFGLKPGRVTMFRVGYTPEGYRLLVMRGNALDTPQRFNGTSVEVELETEINDTLYGLMEEGFEPHYAIIYDDVADELVELGKQLGLETTIYTKN is encoded by the coding sequence GTGCCAAAAACAAGCATTCTATATGTACCAATTGGTAGAAAAACGTTTGATCTTGAAGCGGGGGAACTACAGAGAAAGAAAAGTTCAGAATTTCTTCATAGCGTGACGGCAAATGTGATTGAGCCTGAGGAGATCATCACATCACCTGAAGATCTAGAAGCATTTCTTGAAAACGTTAACAGCGAAGACATTGTTGCTAGTATTTATCAAAGCGTCACGTTTGCGGACGGTGAATTCATTGAGGCCCTCATTAAAAGAGTGGAAGCGCCAGTGATCGTCTGGTCCGTTCGTGAACCAAGTGTTGGCGGGAGACTTCGCTTAAACTCCTTAACCGGCGGCAACAGCACAAGTCATGTGCTTCGATGTGCGAATCATCCATTTAGCTTTGTATTTGGGAATGGCGATGAAGCGCAGGTGCAAAAGAGAATCAAGATTCAGCTAAAGGTTCAAAAGGTGATTGAAGATCTCAAAGGTCTCACCATTGGTGTGATCGGGGAGCATCCTCCAGGCTTTTTCTTCTCAGGAACGGATGAAGAAGCCTTGCAGAAACAGCTTGGTGTGACAGTGAAAAACTTTGATTTAAACAAAGCGTTTGAGGAATGTGTGAAGCTCCCTCAGGAAAGATGGGAAGGCGCGATTGAACGAGCGGAGCAGCAGGTGATTGGCCTAAATCGTAACGAAGAAACCGTTCAGCGATTTGCTCAGTTTACAACGTATGTGCAGGAGCAAATTGATGCAGAAGACGTTTCGGCGCTTGCAGTACGTTGTTGGCCGGACTTTTTCAATGAACTTGGCGCTGCAGCATGCTCAACTCTTTCTCAATTTACAGAAGACGGTGTGGTTTCATCGTGTGAATCGGATATTCATGGTTCGGTTTCGATGTTTATTCTTCAGCAGCTAACAGGAAGCGCCCCATACCTAGGTGATATGGTTCACGTGAACGAGGCGAGCAATTCAGTTGTGTTCTGGCATTGCGGCGCAGGCGCGTATTCACTTGCACACCCCGATCAAGGCGCTCGACCTGGTGTTCATCCAAACCGTAAGCTCGGCTTTACGATGGAATTCGGTTTAAAGCCAGGTCGCGTAACGATGTTCCGAGTTGGTTATACGCCAGAAGGTTATCGCTTGTTGGTTATGAGGGGGAACGCATTGGATACGCCGCAGCGCTTCAATGGTACGTCTGTCGAAGTGGAACTGGAAACAGAAATCAATGATACGCTATACGGCTTAATGGAAGAAGGCTTCGAACCACATTACGCCATTATTTATGATGATGTTGCGGATGAGCTTGTTGAACTTGGTAAGCAGCTTGGGCTTGAGACGACGATCTATACGAAGAACTGA
- a CDS encoding diphosphate--fructose-6-phosphate 1-phosphotransferase yields MKKVAIGQAGGPTAVINATLAGFVKEIERDHALLFIQNGYEGLAHGMYLDGDSEMLSRVHLHQDVPGACLGSGRFPLTDEHIENGVRLLQAQGVEVLVFIGGNGTMEALAKVEAEARRQNVSLQVLGLPKTVDNDLGGTDHAPGFGSSARYVAQATRDMSRDLASMQNFEKVRVLETMGRNAGWLSAASGLLQEYEEEGPHFIAIPERPIKKEVLLENVNTALNRFGYATVVVSEGVLFGNSGQVERGNVDGRAILGGISSQVAHFLKDELSVMTRAELLGMNQRSFSAVISDVDREEAYTVGRVGAEWIREGRSNVMVSIQRNAHHRYSVKMLPIELEKVVEAGERVLPDAFIQNKKTYYEWLKPLIGEDLATYPPPIKGYEIYVD; encoded by the coding sequence ATGAAAAAGGTCGCCATTGGCCAGGCCGGGGGACCTACGGCCGTCATTAATGCTACCCTCGCAGGGTTTGTGAAGGAAATCGAACGAGATCATGCCCTGCTTTTTATACAAAATGGTTATGAAGGACTTGCGCACGGAATGTATCTTGACGGAGATAGTGAGATGCTTAGTCGCGTTCATCTACATCAGGATGTCCCGGGTGCGTGCCTTGGTTCTGGACGCTTTCCGTTAACAGATGAGCATATTGAAAATGGTGTGCGCTTGCTTCAGGCGCAGGGTGTCGAAGTGCTTGTTTTTATCGGTGGTAATGGAACGATGGAGGCGCTAGCCAAAGTAGAAGCCGAAGCGAGAAGGCAAAACGTTTCGCTTCAGGTTCTTGGACTCCCTAAAACGGTTGATAATGACCTTGGAGGGACGGATCATGCGCCAGGTTTTGGAAGCTCAGCACGATATGTCGCTCAGGCCACAAGAGATATGAGCCGGGATCTCGCGTCGATGCAGAACTTTGAAAAGGTCAGGGTTCTTGAAACGATGGGAAGAAATGCCGGCTGGCTTTCCGCAGCGTCAGGGCTATTACAAGAATATGAAGAAGAAGGGCCTCATTTTATCGCTATACCTGAGCGGCCTATAAAAAAAGAAGTCCTTCTTGAGAACGTAAATACGGCTTTGAACCGCTTTGGTTACGCAACAGTCGTTGTAAGTGAAGGTGTTTTATTTGGGAATAGTGGTCAGGTTGAGAGAGGAAATGTGGATGGGAGAGCCATACTCGGTGGCATTTCAAGTCAAGTGGCTCACTTTTTAAAAGATGAGCTAAGCGTTATGACAAGGGCTGAACTCCTAGGAATGAATCAGCGAAGCTTCTCCGCAGTCATATCAGATGTTGATCGAGAAGAAGCTTATACGGTTGGAAGAGTTGGCGCTGAATGGATTCGTGAAGGAAGATCAAACGTTATGGTTTCAATTCAAAGGAATGCTCATCATCGTTATTCAGTGAAAATGCTTCCGATTGAACTTGAAAAAGTTGTCGAAGCTGGTGAACGTGTGTTGCCTGATGCGTTCATTCAAAATAAGAAGACTTACTATGAATGGTTGAAGCCGCTCATTGGAGAAGATCTTGCGACGTATCCACCACCTATAAAGGGGTATGAGATCTATGTCGATTAA
- a CDS encoding GntR family transcriptional regulator: MSINQINPKGDALYLQIKDVLIERIQTGAWKSNTLIPTEQALIKEFGVSRTTIRQAITILVQNGLLEKKQGHGTIVKPHQLVGNLGQLKGFAEEVMEKGQVPSSKVIRAEFKYNLFHESEMLQVAEGSPILLVERIRFADETPVALERTCWPESIGKLLIQHDLNEAKYYEILENYQIYLNKAQERIAAINATLDEADSLAIRPGEALLEMTRLSYGLNDHLIEYTKTKYRSDQYHYNIELKR, from the coding sequence ATGTCGATTAATCAGATTAATCCAAAGGGGGATGCTCTTTACCTCCAAATCAAAGATGTCCTTATTGAGCGCATTCAGACTGGTGCGTGGAAATCGAATACGCTCATTCCAACAGAGCAAGCGCTCATCAAGGAATTCGGTGTGAGTCGAACAACAATTCGTCAGGCGATTACAATTCTCGTTCAGAATGGACTGCTTGAGAAAAAGCAGGGCCATGGGACCATCGTCAAGCCTCATCAATTGGTTGGGAATCTCGGTCAGCTGAAAGGTTTTGCGGAAGAAGTAATGGAAAAAGGTCAAGTTCCTTCGTCAAAGGTTATCCGAGCTGAATTCAAATATAACCTTTTCCATGAAAGTGAAATGCTTCAAGTGGCAGAGGGGTCACCTATTTTACTTGTAGAACGAATACGATTTGCTGATGAGACGCCAGTTGCGCTTGAACGCACATGCTGGCCAGAATCGATTGGCAAGCTACTAATTCAACATGATTTAAATGAAGCGAAATACTATGAAATACTCGAAAACTATCAGATTTATTTAAACAAAGCACAGGAGCGAATTGCAGCGATTAATGCGACGTTGGACGAAGCGGATTCTTTGGCGATACGGCCGGGTGAAGCGCTACTGGAAATGACACGTCTCAGCTATGGATTGAATGACCATCTAATAGAATACACCAAAACGAAATACCGAAGTGATCAGTACCACTACAATATAGAATTGAAGCGATAG
- a CDS encoding class II fructose-bisphosphate aldolase, which produces MPFINGKTMLDHAFQNGYGVGAFSAHNAETVLAIFEAAAEEKAPIMIQVGQKVIQTLGMEALKGLIDTYEKEFDVPVAIHLDHSRQFEQTMQAVQMGFQSVMFDGSGLSFEENTATTRKVVDIARALGIGSEGEIGKIGGTEDDITVDEKDALITTTEEAVAFVEATDVDYLAVSIGTAHGIYKETPNLRFERLKEIVEAVERPVVLHGGSDVPDEQVQRAISLGIAKINVDTELRQAFTRGVQEAFGENQNDIVLANSLGLGRLRMKEKVQEKIRVFGSQGKTEELLSEKKVVTL; this is translated from the coding sequence ATGCCATTTATTAACGGAAAAACAATGCTGGATCATGCTTTTCAAAACGGATATGGGGTAGGTGCTTTTAGCGCCCATAATGCGGAAACAGTGCTAGCAATTTTTGAAGCAGCTGCTGAGGAAAAAGCACCAATTATGATTCAAGTTGGACAAAAGGTGATTCAAACGCTAGGCATGGAAGCATTAAAAGGTTTAATTGATACGTACGAAAAAGAATTTGATGTTCCTGTTGCGATTCATCTTGATCATAGTCGTCAGTTCGAACAAACGATGCAAGCTGTTCAAATGGGCTTCCAATCCGTTATGTTCGATGGGTCAGGTTTATCGTTTGAAGAGAATACGGCGACAACGAGGAAAGTGGTCGACATTGCAAGAGCACTTGGCATTGGTTCAGAAGGGGAGATTGGTAAAATCGGGGGAACGGAAGATGATATTACCGTTGATGAAAAGGACGCCCTTATTACAACTACTGAAGAAGCTGTTGCTTTTGTAGAAGCGACAGATGTTGATTATCTCGCTGTATCAATTGGAACAGCACACGGTATTTATAAAGAAACGCCAAATCTTCGGTTCGAACGATTGAAAGAAATTGTGGAGGCAGTCGAGCGCCCTGTCGTTCTACACGGCGGTTCAGATGTGCCAGATGAGCAAGTACAGCGCGCGATCTCTCTAGGTATTGCGAAAATCAATGTTGATACTGAGCTACGTCAAGCCTTCACTAGAGGCGTGCAAGAAGCATTTGGCGAAAATCAAAATGACATTGTGCTCGCGAACTCACTTGGTCTTGGGCGTTTACGAATGAAGGAAAAAGTACAAGAAAAAATTCGCGTATTTGGAAGTCAAGGAAAAACAGAAGAACTTTTGTCAGAGAAAAAGGTCGTAACGTTATAA
- a CDS encoding aldehyde dehydrogenase family protein, giving the protein MTTQTSVRTYGLYINGEWREKTTTDDVLNKYTQEVTAKTSAAEEQDVKDAVQAAKEALKTSFSPYDRYTVLIKAAAVLRARQDELGEVLAKEVGKPLAECKGEVGRAALTLEVSAEEAKRIHGEGIPVESAPGSEQRQAYTRRFPIGVVAAITPFNVPLNLVCHKIGPALAAGNSVVLKPAEVTPVCAILLTEIMEEAGLPAGRLNLVTGDGATVGEWLLSNQDVNMFTFTGSPRVGQHIREKAGLRKVALELGNNSATIVHHDADLETAATQSAQKSFNNAGQVCISVQRVYVHEDVYEPFLAKMKEVTEGLVLGDPMDQATDVGPMIAEREAIRVESWVNEAVEQGATVETGGERNGVFYQPTILSNVNDNMKVCRQEVFGPVVAVSTYGSTDEVIARVNDSEYGLQAGLFTNDLAFTLKAINEVHVGGLIVNDTSGYRVDHMPYGGVKKSGTGKEGPRYAIEEMTEEKIIVFNG; this is encoded by the coding sequence GTGACAACGCAAACTTCAGTACGAACGTACGGATTATACATTAACGGAGAATGGCGAGAAAAAACGACAACGGATGATGTGCTAAATAAATATACGCAAGAAGTAACGGCCAAAACGTCTGCCGCTGAAGAACAAGATGTAAAAGATGCGGTCCAAGCTGCCAAAGAAGCTTTGAAAACCTCTTTTTCTCCTTATGATCGATATACGGTACTTATTAAAGCAGCTGCAGTGCTCAGAGCTCGTCAAGATGAACTAGGTGAAGTGCTGGCGAAAGAAGTTGGTAAGCCATTAGCCGAATGTAAGGGTGAAGTAGGAAGAGCTGCTTTAACTCTGGAAGTTTCAGCAGAGGAAGCCAAACGGATCCACGGCGAAGGAATCCCAGTGGAGTCAGCGCCAGGGTCTGAACAGCGTCAAGCTTATACGAGACGGTTTCCGATTGGTGTTGTCGCAGCGATTACGCCGTTTAACGTGCCGCTAAATCTTGTTTGCCACAAAATTGGCCCAGCGCTAGCCGCCGGGAATAGCGTTGTACTAAAACCAGCTGAAGTTACGCCAGTTTGTGCGATTCTGTTAACAGAGATTATGGAAGAAGCAGGTCTTCCGGCAGGCCGCCTGAACCTTGTCACTGGGGACGGGGCTACGGTAGGTGAATGGCTTCTATCTAACCAGGACGTGAACATGTTTACATTTACGGGAAGCCCTCGCGTTGGTCAGCATATTCGCGAAAAAGCTGGTTTACGTAAAGTAGCGCTTGAGTTAGGAAATAACTCCGCAACAATTGTGCATCACGATGCAGATCTTGAAACAGCTGCTACTCAGTCCGCACAGAAAAGTTTTAATAACGCAGGCCAGGTTTGTATTTCTGTTCAACGCGTTTATGTTCATGAAGATGTTTATGAGCCGTTCCTTGCAAAAATGAAGGAAGTAACAGAAGGTCTTGTTTTAGGAGATCCAATGGATCAGGCAACCGATGTTGGGCCGATGATTGCTGAGCGTGAAGCCATTCGTGTAGAAAGTTGGGTGAACGAAGCGGTTGAGCAGGGAGCTACTGTTGAAACAGGCGGAGAAAGAAATGGCGTCTTCTACCAACCTACTATTCTTTCAAATGTAAATGATAATATGAAAGTATGTCGCCAGGAAGTTTTTGGACCAGTCGTTGCAGTAAGCACGTACGGTTCCACAGATGAAGTGATTGCGAGAGTGAATGATTCAGAATATGGCCTTCAAGCTGGCCTATTCACGAACGACCTAGCGTTTACGTTAAAAGCGATCAATGAGGTACATGTGGGTGGACTGATTGTTAACGATACGTCAGGTTATCGCGTTGACCATATGCCATATGGTGGTGTGAAGAAAAGCGGAACGGGAAAAGAAGGTCCACGCTATGCGATTGAAGAAATGACAGAAGAAAAAATTATCGTTTTTAACGGATAA
- a CDS encoding AEC family transporter, producing MSIITILLPIFFVFGVGYIAQRFLNLETRVLSNLALYVLVPLLVFRTFYEQEIDSSYGYLSIYMLGLCFALIGIVSILSKLYGYTESERCGLVLSSAFMNNGNYGTPLVLFLFGAVGMETAIVLMVLQQLLMSTLGVYYAAKGSPDHDGIKAALKAVRKMPMVYGAIVGLLFQWLHLPLGTISDGVDLIADAAIPVIMATLGMQLANIRIRAIDWRKLSTALSLKLMVAPLIAAGIVLLMPVDPLTKQIMIIMAATPTAANTTMYAIQFHTEPQNVSSATLVSTVSSLATMPVVIYLATTFV from the coding sequence ATGTCGATCATAACCATATTGCTGCCGATCTTCTTCGTATTTGGAGTCGGATATATTGCGCAACGTTTTCTTAACTTGGAGACAAGGGTGCTTTCAAACCTCGCTTTATATGTCCTCGTTCCGCTTCTCGTTTTTCGAACATTTTATGAGCAAGAAATTGATTCCTCCTATGGTTATTTGTCGATCTACATGCTTGGACTTTGCTTTGCGCTTATTGGGATCGTGAGCATTCTCTCAAAACTATATGGCTATACCGAATCAGAACGATGCGGATTGGTTTTATCGAGCGCGTTTATGAATAACGGAAATTACGGAACTCCGCTTGTTCTCTTTCTGTTTGGGGCAGTCGGGATGGAAACAGCGATTGTTTTAATGGTGTTGCAGCAACTGTTAATGAGCACACTTGGCGTATATTATGCCGCAAAGGGAAGTCCGGACCACGATGGGATAAAGGCAGCTTTAAAAGCTGTTAGGAAAATGCCGATGGTTTACGGCGCCATTGTCGGGCTGTTGTTTCAATGGTTACATCTTCCTTTGGGTACAATAAGTGATGGCGTGGATTTAATTGCGGATGCGGCTATTCCCGTTATTATGGCGACGCTTGGTATGCAGCTTGCGAACATTCGTATTCGGGCGATTGACTGGCGCAAGCTATCAACGGCATTATCACTTAAGCTTATGGTTGCTCCGCTGATTGCCGCTGGCATTGTGCTTCTTATGCCTGTTGATCCATTAACAAAGCAAATTATGATAATAATGGCTGCTACCCCAACTGCCGCGAACACGACAATGTACGCGATTCAGTTTCATACTGAACCCCAAAACGTTTCAAGCGCAACGCTTGTTTCCACCGTGTCGAGCTTAGCGACGATGCCGGTGGTCATTTATTTAGCGACGACGTTTGTATAA